A DNA window from Brassica napus cultivar Da-Ae chromosome C1, Da-Ae, whole genome shotgun sequence contains the following coding sequences:
- the LOC106426497 gene encoding PRA1 family protein F3-like, whose translation MTNYGAIPTSSHASPSPPVVDVESLSSDNQRTKAARAMPRRPWGVMLDVHAIGLPCSVSDASSRIKTNCNYFLMNYSIFLSIIYLIVIYSGLIKHPVSLIAFTVLVSIYIFFFNLQYHEPVELFHYQINGWTFLIVKICLIFLAVLLLLWTKETYSFRWPLLIGCVVILIHTVVRKTEDLFLDEEAAGTTETYWNWGLILALFLQICLG comes from the coding sequence ATGACAAACTATGGCGCGATTCCAACGTCGTCTCATGCATCACCGTCACCACCGGTGGTCGATGTCGAGTCTTTATCGAGCGACAACCAACGTACGAAAGCCGCGCGTGCCATGCCCCGTCGTCCTTGGGGAGTGATGTTGGACGTCCACGCCATAGGGCTTCCTTGCAGCGTCTCCGATGCTTCATCAAGAATCAAAACGAACTGCAATTACTTTCTGATGAACTACAGTATCTTCCTTTCCATCATCTACTTGATAGTCATCTACAGTGGTCTTATCAAGCATCCTGTCTCGCTCATCGCCTTCACCGTGTTGGTTTCCAtctatatcttcttctttaacCTCCAGTACCACGAGCCAGTCGAGTTGTTCCATTATCAGATCAACGGTTGGACGTTTCTGATTGTTAAGATTTGCTTAATTTTCTTAGCTGTCCTTCTCCTCTTATGGACCAAGGAGACGTACAGCTTCCGTTGGCCGTTGTTGATCGGATGTGTTGTGATATTGATCCATACGGTGGTTAGGAAGACGGAAGATCTCTTCCTGGATGAAGAGGCTGCGGGGACGACTGAGACTTATTGGAATTGGGGTCTCATACTTGCTCTGTTTCTTCAGATTTGTTTAGGGTGA
- the LOC106351079 gene encoding PRA1 family protein F3, which yields MTNYGAIPTSSHGSPVMDPDSISRAKQRIKDGLAMSRPWRQMFDLHSMRLPHGVSEAFSRIKKNLSYFQTNYAIVVLVLIFFSLIKHPTSLIVLTVLVFVWIFLYFFRDEPIKVFRYQIDDHTVLVCLSVITIVLLFLTDVTLNLVGALVTGAVLVLIHAVVRKTEDLFLDEEAATAETIQD from the coding sequence ATGACGAACTACGGCGCCATTCCGACGTCGTCTCATGGCTCTCCGGTGATGGACCCCGACTCCATCTCACGCGCCAAGCAACGTATCAAAGACGGACTCGCCATGAGCCGCCCATGGAGACAGATGTTTGATCTCCACTCCATGAGGCTCCCTCACGGCGTCTCCGAAGCTTTCTCAAGGATCAAGAAGAACCTCAGCTACTTCCAGACGAACTACGCGATCGTAGTCTTGGTCCTGATCTTCTTCAGCCTTATCAAGCATCCGACATCGCTTATCGTCTTGACCGTTTTGGTTTTTGTCTGGATCTTTCTCTATTTCTTTCGAGATGAACCTATCAAGGTGTTTCGTTATCAGATAGACGACCACACGGTCTTGGTTTGTTTATCGGTGATAACCATCGTTCTGCTGTTCTTGACCGACGTGACGCTTAACTTAGTTGGGGCGTTGGTGACCGGAGCTGTGTTGGTTTTGATCCATGCGGTTGTTAGGAAGACGGAGGATCTTTTCTTGGATGAAGAGGCGGCGACGGCTGAGACTATTCAGGACTGA
- the LOC106351089 gene encoding 3-epi-6-deoxocathasterone 23-monooxygenase CYP90D1, protein MDTCSLLFLFSFLLFAIIIVIIFNKINGLRSSLASKKKIIDHVNTNSHGPVFPQGSLGWPVIGETIEFISSAYSDHPESFMDKRRLMYGKVFKSHIFGTATIVSTDAEVNKIVLQSDPTAFVPFYPKTVRELMGKSSILLINGSLHRRFHGLVGSFLKSPLLKAQVVKDMHKYLSESMDQWSEDQPVLLQDISKTVAFKVLAKALISVEKGEELDELKKEFEQFIKGLMSLPVNFPGTQLHRSLQAKKKMVKQVEKIIDGKVRRAKNKEEDDVIAKDVVDVLLKVSSENLTHNLIANNMVDMMIPGHDSVPVLITLAVKFLSDSPSALHFLTEENMELKRLKELTGEPLYWNDYLSLPFTQKVITETLRMGNVIIGVMRKAMKDVEVKGYVIPKGWCFLAYLRSVHLDKLYYESPYKFNPWRWQERDMSTSSFSPFGGGQRLCPGLDLARLEASIFLHHLVTRFRWTTEEDTIINFPTVHMKNKLPIWIKRR, encoded by the exons ATGGACACTTGTTCATTACTTTTTCTCTTCTCATTCCTCCTCTTTGCCATCATCATCGTGATCATCTTCAACAAGATCAACGGTCTTAGATCATCCTTAGCttccaagaaaaaaattattgatcaTGTTAATACTAACAGCCACGGACCAGTGTTTCCACAAGGAAGCTTGGGATGGCCTGTCATCGGAGAAACCATCGAGTTTATCTCTTCTGCTTACTCAGACCATCCAGAGAGTTTCATGGACAAGCGCCGACTTAT GTATGGGAAAGTCTTTAAGTCGCATATATTTGGAACTGCTACGATCGTGTCGACGGACGCAGAAGTTAacaaaatagttttacaaagCGACCCGACCGCCTTCGTGCCCTTCTACCCAAAAACGGTGAGGGAGCTAATGGGAAAATCGTCGATACTTCTGATAAACGGGAGTTTGCATAGAAGGTTCCATGGACTAGTCGGTTCGTTCTTAAAGTCACCACTTCTCAAAGCTCAAGTTGTCAAAGACATGCACAAGTATTTGTCCGAATCCATGGATCAATGGTCCGAGGACCAACCTGTTCTCCTTCAAGATATCTCCAAGACG GTTGCATTTAAAGTACTTGCAAAGGCATTGATAAGTGTAGAGAAAGGAGAAGAGTTAGACGAGTTAAAGAAAGAGTTTGAACAATTCATCAAAGGGCTTATGTCATTGCCAGTTAACTTCCCTGGAACCCAACTTCATAGATCTCTCCAAGctaagaagaagatggtgaagcAAGTTGAAAAAATCATAGATGGCAAAGTTAGGAGAgcaaaaaacaaagaagaagatgatgtgatTGCAAAAGATGTTGTGGATGTGTTGCTTAAGGTCTCAAGTGAAAATTTAACCCACAATTTGATTGCTAACAATATGGTTGACATGATGATTCCTGGCCACGATTCTGTACCTGTCCTCATCACCCTCGCCGTCAAATTTCTTTCCGATTCTCCTAGTGCTCTTCATTTTTTAACG GAAGAAAACATGGAGCTGAAACGATTGAAGGAATTGACAGGAGAGCCACTATATTGGAATGACTATTTGTCATTACCTTTTACACAAAAG gtCATTACAGAGACACTGAGAATGGGAAATGTTATAATTGGAGTGATGCGGAAAGCAATGAAAGATGTTGAAGTAAAAGGATACGTGATACCAAAAGGATGGTGCTTCTTGGCTTATCTCAGATCAGTTCATCTAGATAAACTTTATTATGAGTCCCCCTACAAATTCAATCCCTGGAGATGGCAA GAAAGGGACATGAGCACGAGTAGTTTCAGTCCTTTTGGAGGTGGACAGAGATTGTGCCCTGGTCTCGATTTGGCCCGTCTTGAAGCTTCAATTTTCCTTCACCATCTTGTCACTCGCTTCAG ATGGACTACAGAAGAAGATACAATTATAAATTTTCCTACAGTGCATATGAAGAACAAGTTACCCATTTGGATCAAAAGAAGATGA
- the LOC111201811 gene encoding uncharacterized protein LOC111201811, with amino-acid sequence MEKEQAMMKHAEPSRKTEGLGIRRMNNKEQFNRGKGRGRRNDGRFRNGPEVCYTCGGTCHFSSSCPYSQGRKAPDYITCFSCGEKGHFANSCPHKRQVTLPAPPTRLAIEPAPKRQAVAKRVNALELGNSEPQQPHQGLITGTLCIGGVYVHVLFDSGATHSFVIPEVVSSFKGTFTRVKVGVSIRAPGNHNLHTDSCVLGIPIHVGSMVYPADLLVVPLGQHEVILGMEWLWRYYAQLDCGRGRITLEERGKPSTTYYGICPSSGVSLVYALRVKKDLIKGEVYLVTLTTLGGDLKEGTQLEEIPIVKEYQDVFKPLE; translated from the exons ATGGAAAAGGAGCAAGCCATGATGAAGCATGCAGAGCCATCTCGCAAAACTGAAGGGCTAGGAATACGAAGAATGAATAATAAAGAACAATTTAATCGAGGGAAAGGCCGAGGAAGAAGGAACGACGGACGGTTTAGGAATGGCCCAGAAGTGTGTTACACTTGTGGTGGTACATGCCATTTTTCTAGCAGTTGTCCTTATAGTCAGGGAAGGAAAGCCCCTGATTATATTACTTGCTTCTCGTGTGGTGAGAAAGGGCATTTTGCCAACAGTTGCCCCCATAAGAGACAGGTTACGCTTCCAGCACCACCCACTAGACTAGCGATTGAACCAGCCCCGAAGCGCCAGGCAGTTGCAAAGCGAGTGAATGCTTTAGAGTTAGGAAATTCCGAACCACAACAGCCCCATCAGGGCCTGATCACAG gaaCATTGTGTATTGGTGGAGTTTATGTGCATGTTCTCTTCGACTCGGGTGCCACACATAGCTTTGTGATACCCGAGGTAGTGTCGAGTTTTAAGGGAACCTTTACTAGAGTAAAGGTAGGTGTTTCGATTAGAGCCCCTGGGAACCATAACCTTCATACCGATAGTTGTGTACTTGGGATTCCAATCCATGTGGGATCAATGGTATATCCGGCAGACCTGCTAGTTGTTCCTTTAGGACAACACGAAGTGATTTTGGGAATGGAGTGGCTGTGGAGATACTACGCACAGTTGGACTGTGGTCGAGGAAGAATTACACTTGAAGAAAGGGGAAAACCATCAACGACATACTATGGGATATGTCCAAGTTCTGGAGTATCACTTGTATATGCTTTAAGAGTTAAGAAGGATTTGATCAAGGGTGAAGTATATTTGGTAACTCTGACTACCCTTGGAGGAGACTTGAAAGAAGGGACACAGTTGGAAGAGATACCAATAGTAAAAGAATACCAGGACGTATTCAAGCCATTGGAATGA